The sequence below is a genomic window from Melospiza georgiana isolate bMelGeo1 chromosome 6, bMelGeo1.pri, whole genome shotgun sequence.
TCTTGGAGGAGATCctctaggaaaaagaaaaccccgTGTCTGCTCTCCGGCTTCTGGCGGGTTTTAAGCAGGGTGCAACTCTGGCTCTAAGTAGGAGAGGGACTTTTCTCCGTATTCCCCTCATATTTGTAAatacagccctgctctgcagggctcgGCGCTAGCGGAACATGCAGGAATGCCCACTGGCGTTTGTCAGCTCTCCACACTATCTTTCTTTATACGTGAGGGCTGATTTCCCGCAGACATCATTGTTATGATGGCTCATTTAATCAAACTGTTTAATTGCTCCGGTAATCACTATCATCATCACAGGTACTCAATCATTCATCATTTTGGAGGGGTTTATTGACCTCTGAAGCTCATTCCCTTCGCCTATTAAAATCAGGCCAAATATCTATAACTACCCCTTGAGTCATTTtcttaaagttaaaaaaaaaaacctctgaaaagCATCGTCATCACCAcgaaaagcaaagcaaaccaaaatcTAACGgaataatatattttctgcCGTGTATTTTCAAAAGCCATCTATGTATGAGGCCACATTCACAAACGGGTACATAATCATTGATAAATTCCACTATTAACGGGATAGTCTGTTTTAGATTTTATGTGCAGGGGACCGTGAACGAGGGTGGGGGGTTGGGGAGGACAAAACTGCAGCAATCGATAGTTTGACCATCGCTCCTCCCCTAAACTTCAAGCATCCCCCATGATTGATGATCCCGGGTAGCTTTGGTAATTGACTGCTCTGAGGTAAGGCATGGTGTAGCTTCAGCGAAGTGATTGGGCGAGAGAAACGCACCAAAATTAACgcgcgtgtgtgtgtgtgtgtgtgtgcctgtgcgTTCGGAAAAGTTCATTCGGTACTCaagggtggggggggggggatgcATCATCTCACTTAATTTGCTAAATAACCCCACTGTAATTAGCACTACCATTAGAAGGCATTACCGAGCTAATACTCCAGCATACATTCCACAAGCGCAACGTCGATAAACGGTAAAGTCCAGCAACACACACACGTAAATACTGCGCTCACCGCCGGATCCGCTCAAAACGAACACGCAAACAGAAATCTACATAACATCTGGATCTCTCCTACAAAAGACTGAGCAAGACTTTGTTTTTAAGCCCTTTACAAAGCCTGGCAGCCTAATCGCAAAACTAAAAGGGATTTCCCCCTCTTCCCTCCGCCTCTCCCCGCCCCCCCCTCCCCTTCAAGACATCCAGAGCGTGTTTGATAGCAGCGATCACTTAATGAAGAGCGGTGCCCGGCGCGGTTTGCACGAGGCGCTCTCCCCATGCCCCGGAACGTCCGTTAGTTGTTGGCGGCGCACAATGAGCGCTCCGGGGGCAGCGGCGCGGCCGGCGTTGCGGCgcgccggcggggccgggcgcgcgGGCCCGGAGCAGCCTCCCCGCGCCCGGGGCCGCACCGGCTCCGCGCGCCCCCCCCGCGCGCTGTAGCTCCCGGTGCCCGGGGCTCGCGCACCGCGCGCGGCAGCGGCCGGAGCCGCCGACCCGAGCCAGCGGCCCCGCGCGCGCCGCCAGACGCCCCACGCCGCGGGTAATCGGAAGGTATTTGGTTGCTCAAATAATCTAGCGCAAACCGACCCGGGGCCGGGCTTCTACCGCACTTTTCTTCTCGCTCTCTGCAGTTTCCCCTGCCTCTCCCCCCCTCTCGCACACACGCACTCtccctgtccttcctcccctgcctccctccctcgctccctccctcgctccctccctccctcctccctccctcgctccctccctccctccctctcgcTCGCACGCTCGCTCGCTCCTTCCTACACGCCGTGCTTCGCtcggggcaggggctgctgcgcGGCTCCCCCCGCGCggcgccgcggccgccccgccgccgcgctGCGCATCCCCGGCGCTCCGCCGGCTGGGgcgccccgccgccccgcgcccgcgcccgccgccgcgccccgccgctccccgccgccgccgctccccgccgccgctccccgccgccgccgccgccgcgctgcAGGACTGGCTATGGCCACCACTACTTCCGGGTTCCGTCACTTCATTCTCCCGCCGATCAGCGCCGCAAAACTGAGCCTCTTCTATAAGGCAGCCGGCAGCCAACCTGCCAACACTTACTGACACTCACTCATCCCAGGGAgtgagggagagagggagacaAAATACCTGccgggaggaaaaaaaaaaaaaaaaaaggagagaggggGAAGTCCGGGCTTTGCAAACTATTCAATTTTTCTTCGCATCTTTCCCCACCCCCCTTCACAAgtactttgaaaaaaacaaaacaaaaccaaaaccaacaacccTATAAGCGATCCTAAAGGCAAAACCCGAGCACGGAGTTACTGGAAGAAGAAACCGGGGTTAAAAAGATTCCTCCTCtcttcttcatcatcatcaacCATCATTCATTCACTACCTTGACATTCCCTGGCTTTGATTGACAGCTGGAGTGGCAAAAAGCCATGAGACACGACAGTTTGGTTACATGTGGGTTGCTGACGGGCCGATCGTAACCTTCAGTTTGGGGgcttgacaattttttttttttttttttttttttttttttttttgcgtagagaaagaaaaaaggaaaaagagagacagaaaaaggaaagagaaagagacagaaaaaaagaagaaaacacagaaactcATCGTGGTTCTTGACTGTTTTTTAtatattgttgttgttattgttgttgttattactattatttaCCCATATTGGAGGATAGGAGAAGTCTATAAGTgggttgcaaaaaaaaaaaaaaaaaaggaatcttCTTCACTCTAAATCACTTTCTTTGCTGGACTGGGATATTAAATATACGACACATCCAGGAGTTTATTGGAGCGCAGACTGATGGCGCAAAGGGTAGGTTTAAATCTCCAACACTTACCTATATATAAATCCTCTCTTAAGAGGGGCCTGTCCGATTTGCTCTCCTCTGTTGCTGATGATGATGGCGGCCACTATTAAAAAATAGCAGCAAAAATTATTCTCtggctttttgtgtgtgtgcatgagtgtctctgtgtgtgtgtctctctgCAATTGTTCCACGCTTTTTTCCTCTCTAGCTTTTTCCCCAGCAGCGCGaattccctgctctctgcctgctcagTAGCACGGGTTTCACAGGGGAAAgcttgctctgctgctgctgctgctgccgccgccgctaCTGCTGCTGCCTAGCAAAGACTAAGAAATAcatatgtgtgtctgtgtatatacgaatgtatatatatgtatacacatatagctgcttctttttttttttttttttttttttttttttttttttttttgtctctggcTGTGACAAGGACAAGGGGAATTGCCACTAAATAATGTTTCTGGTAACTTTCAGATTATTACCCTCTTTATCtacctccctcctccccacacaTCCTacctttcctctctcctttctagTGTTGATTTATTTATCTAGTTGGTTTTGATtctgcttgtttattttttttcttcttttctaatGCAGAGTAACTCTAGTTTCTCTCCTTCgtttccttccttttcatcCCTGTTTCCTTGTTAGGGtttctcctgcctgtgctgaagAGGACCATCTTCCCCCACACACTCAGACAGGCAAACACACTTTCCCCTTTTACCTCTTCTCGCACCCCCACTCCTTCTTCAGcccctccagcctctgctcccgGTCCCAATTGATTTCATTTTTagcatttctctctctctgttgtggctgttcttgttttgttttgctctgtttgTGTCTGTCCGGGTGCTTTACTCTCTTCTgacttttgttgttgttgtttgtttgttttttttattcccccctctcttctctttctttttctttcttctcttccgGCCCGCTTTTTGACAGTACGATGAGCTGCCCCACTACGGCGGGATGGACGGAGTAGGGGTGCCGGCGTCCATGTACGGGGACCCCCACGCCCCCCGGCCGATCCCCCCGGTGCACCACCTCAACCATGGGCCGCCGCTCCACGCCGGACAGCACTACGGCGCCCACGCCCCGCACCCCAATGTCATGCCGGCCAGCATGGGCTCCGCTGTCAACGACGCCCTGAAACGGGACAAGGATGCGATCTACGGGTAGGTGCCGCCGGGCCGCCCGGCGCCagggcccggccccgcagcgcGGGTGCCCGCGGAGCGGCCGGGGCAGGAGCGGagcgggaacgggaacgggagcggagcggcagcggcagcggcagcgggagcgggagtggggcgggcagcgggagctcccgcggggccgcggcggcAGCGGCCAGCCGGGCCCGGAGCGGAGTGGGGCGGGGGGAGCCCCGAGAGCCCGGAGGGAAGGCGGCGGCAGGGCAGCCCCCGGCAGCCCGCTCGGGAGGGAGACCCGCGCGGTGGCACCGCCGTGGCCCGCGATCTCGGGACCAGGGCGATCCCAGCCTGACTCGGCTGAGGTGCCAGCACCCGCGGGAAATGGGTGCTGGAAAACAGACGGAGGCTGGGTTGGAGAGAGGTGGTGTTGCCTTGtccttccatttttctttttttatttattcggttttttcctcttttgtgtttttttggggAGTTCTTTTCTTACgcatgggttttttttaaatttcttagAAAGGCCCCACTTAGGAGTTAGAGACTCGTATTGCTCTGGATTTTAGTTGGAGAAGTGTTGTTCTGGTGTTCTCTGTGCCATAATACCACTCTTCCAACTTTGTAAATAAAGAGCTATTCACATCGCGGAAGGTAGTAAGAATAAAAGGGATTCACTTCTTGCAAGCAGCTCTTCCCAGTGACAGAAGACATAAATACATTGGGGGCAATGAGCTGAATTTTCtatttaagaaagaaagaacatggggaaaaagaaacccaTACCCAAGGGTTTCTCAAGCCTGCACCAGGGCTTTGCTTGGAGGGAATGACACCGATTCCCTTCAGtgctttttggaaaaaatactAACTGATCCTAAAAGGAGAGCTAGTAACATCTATGACAGAGTGTGGGGCCTTGATCATACActaaaggagaaaagaaacaaatgcatGCTTACTACTTAGCAcgcagataattttttttttctgactacACCAACTATGGGAAAATATTTCGCGAAGTGCTCCCTTCCtccaccccctccccagctcacTTATCTGGACAGATGGTATTTTACTTGGGTGTGCTTCCTAAGCCAGGAAACTTCACCACATTTTTGTTAGCAGGCcccttgaaaaataaaattacgTATTAAGTAGTTTGCAGTTTGCCTAGCTGTACTCTCGTTTTAGGTCATAGCTGGAGGGTAGGGATGGGATCTTCCAGGTTTTGCGGTATTTTAAGCTGTGGCAAAAGTGTAACATTCTCAgttgagctgctgctgagccttgTGCGTTTAGAGAGGTCACTTTTGTCCTCGTCGGTGAGGACTGCACGGGGAATGTGGCTCGGGCATTGcaattataaaattaaaaaaaaaaaaaaaaaaaaaaacaaaaaacaaaaaacaaaaccccaaacaaacaaaacaacaacagccAGCTCACCACCAAAaccagtatttttatttcaaagtctGGTTCTTCAGTGCTCTGCCCGGAGCATTAGTGCGAGACTGCACAGTGTGgctgtgtccgtgtgtccgtgccTGTATGTCCgtgcattaaagaaaaaaaatacttgttgATTACAGCTcttctttccccctctcccccacCCCCTCCCCTCTCTTTGTGTGCCACCGCCCGGTAGGCACCCGTTGTTCCCCCTCTTAGCTCTGGTCTTTGAGAAGTGCGAGCTGGCGACCTGCACGCCCCGGGAGCCCGGCGTGGCCGGCGGGGACGTCTGCTCCTCCGACTCCTTCAACGAGGACATCGCCGTCTTCGCTAAACAGGTCGGGCACCTCtcccccgcccccggccctcacggcgctcccgccgccccctccgcgcccggccccgcacgGCCGCGCTGGCAGAGGGGCAGCCCCCCTTTCCCCGCGCCCCTCTCGGCGGGCGGGGTGCGCCCTGCTGGCCCGGCCGGCCCCGAGCTCCCCCCTGCCGGCAGCCCCTCCACGCCGCCGGGCTGGCACTGCCGGGCCTTGCCCTCCTGCGCTGGCCACAGGGAAAGGTGGCTGCGGCCGAGTTCTGGAGGGGAAGCAGGCAGGGGACCCTCAGGAGAAGGCTCCCGTGGGACCGGCGGCCGGCTCAGTGCCGGACCTGCAGGAGCGGAGCGGGCTTCTCTCCGCAGCTCGGTGACCCGGAGCGCTCGGCCGGATTTTGGTAGCGGCCGGTTCTGTCAAAGGCATTTTCCCCTTTCGGGCGATCCGGTTACGGGAGTAAAGACAGCAGCTGTAGTTCACGCCGCTTTTCCTCCTTATTGCAGGTCCGCGCCGAAAAGCcacttttttcttcaaatcCAGAGTTGGACAATTTGGTAAGGCCTGCTCCCTCTTCCACCGCGCTCCCTGTCGCCCTTGCCGACCCCTCCGCCCCGGAGCGGGCCGAGCGGCGCGGCCGGGcagcggcggccgggccgggcaccGGGTGCGCCGGCGTGGGAGCGGGGCGCCCGCCGGTCGGCAAGCTGCCGTCAAGGGGCTTCAAAGAGCTTTATTCTTAAAGCCAGTCAGAGCAAAGTCTCAAGCCCCAATGCATTGCAAAGCTGAGTTTGAAAGCCACGGGAAGCTAAAAGTGAAGGAAGTAACTGCTTAAGAAGAGAGAGCTGGAGATTTCTAATGTAATTCTTTTGCTAATGTGAACGATTTCAATATTCAAAGTGCCTAAATCCGCTTGTAAAGAAGATGCCAAACTATTCAAACACGCATTCACCCCCCTTTCTCCTGCGGGcgggggtgggggtgggagcGTGTGTTTGACTTCTCTGCGAACCCTCAGGGATGAGGGCCGGGGTGCTGAGGGGAACGAGGAGAGGAAGATGTTTTCTCCAAGATCGCGGTAATAAAGCGCTAATCACCGCTCCTGGAATAAATATGATAAAAATCAAGTGTTTAGGTTAAAGTTGATCAAAATTGTTAAAGCGTGACCAATGAGCTAAAATCCTGTATAATGACCGCGCGCCCTGACAATCCCCTTCTCCCCCTTTCCCACTCGGGCTCGCCGCTCTGCCCAGCCCCCGTGCTCCTGTCTCCCACGTAACCCCTTGCTCAAAACTTTCTTGCAGATGATCCAAGCAATACAAGTACTAAGGTTTCATCTTCTGGAATTAGAAAAGGTAAGAGCCACGGAGGTGGGCGGGGGGCACGCCATTCCCTGCCCCCTCTCCCCTCGCCCTCtgcccccccagctcccttctTCCCGACTGTTTGGGCTGACTTGTAAACACGGCCAGAGAAGATAGGGGTAATGCATTGTGACACCGTAACCTGTGCCATCAGAGCATGTGACACCCGACAGACTTGCCCAGACcgttttttcccctttttgtgtgtgtgcaatTTCAATATTTactaatattaaatattaaaccCCTTTCATCCTTCTTACTCCTTTCCTCAGTAGAAGCTCTTTTTCCCACTCAGAAATATTATAtttaacaaaaagaaatgaaacCACTCGTTCTCCTCTCCGGCTCTGGCAGGCACATTAACCCCAAGCAAGGACTAAATGTTTGGAAGAGGCAGGGGCCCCTGCAGGcgtgggcaggggctgtgccctgggacaAGAATGGCTCTTCCCACAACCTCAGCAAGTAGCTTCATTTTACTGCTCCCGGCCATTTAGACCTTTTTTTAGCCCCGGTTTAAACTGATCCCGTCCCGAGTGACTAGTTGTACCTGTCTGGGTTGTGTACGCTCCGGAGATACCACCTGGGTCCAGCTCCCAGTGTTCCGATATTATCACCAAATCCGATTTTCTTCAGCACTCAAGTCCGAGCCCACTATCTCTCTCTCTAACTTGTTGCTGCAGCAAGTCTCTAGAGAATAATACGTGCTGCAACAATTTCTCTATTGTTTCCTTGCCTTCAACTATTGTCCCCCTTAATTAGAGTTACTTAGAGTTACTTGTGGAGTAGATCAGAGGGTTGAActtgttacaaaaaaaaaaaaaaaaaaagaaaaaaaaagtgccgAAAACCGATATTTAGCCATTATTGATTCTATTATTCTTGTTATTCTTTTCAGGTTCATGAATTGTGTGATAATTTCTGCCATCGGTACATTAGttgtttgaaaggaaaaatgccAATAGACCTCGTTATTGATGAAAGGGATGGCAGCTCCAAATCAGACCATGAAGAACTCTCAGGATCTTCCACAAATTTAGCCGATCATGTAAgtccttctgttttctttatgacactttttaaagtttttaacCTGCTTAGAGGACCTGTTCTGGATTTCcttgctttgctgctgttgtCTGTTAGTAGTGTTACTACCTTAACCTCCTGCAAGCTTGAATCCCATCTTCAAACTTTCTTCCCTTTTGCTTTGCAAAGTTGTAGAAATGCAAAAGACTCCTTCAGTTTTCATCTGTAAAGCATCGAGTTTGCAATGGTTTGTAAAGTTTCCTAGTCTGGGCGGCCTGGAGAGCTAGCAAACTGTTGGTTTGATGTGGGGATCAGTGCTTTCTCCTGTTCTTTGCCAACTTTGTAATCAATGCATCAATGTAAGGAAACACAGACAAGAAAGTTAGGAAGAAAGTTTGCTGATATGCTCCCCCCTCCCCTCTCGTGGGGATGACAAGTGATGAGAATAATTGGCAATACTAcactacattaaaaaaagggGTTAGCACATTAGAGTTTCCAATGCTTTTGCTTTATAGCAACTTATTGTCAGAATATGGACTTATTGCCAAACGCCTGAAGCATCTTCATAATAAAAGACAGTAACCTTGATGAAGCAATTATTAACAATGTATTACAGAAAGTTGGAGAGAATGATGATTGAGTAACCGTAGGTTAGCGGTTGATTTTAACACTTTTGGAGTTGGTGAATTAGTGTAATGTGTGTAGTACTGAACATTGGTGTGCATGAAAGGAGAGtgcctttgttttttctgaGTTTTGGAATGGCTCCTCTGATCCTTCAAAAGACGTAGATGCAGAGAGACTTGGGGATGTGGAGGGAAAGATTGCAGCTGGtacagcagaaaaggaaaggaatagCTCTGGTTGAAAAGGGTGGGTGTGAATTCCACTTTATTTATAGGAACGCATCCCTGGGGGGCAAAGGGGTTTATACAGTTTTAGATTCAATTGAACTAATAATCTAAATGATAGAGTCTAATATTTTAGTGgttgaaatattaatttaacACCCAGTGTGAAGTTAACCATGCTTTCTGCACAGGCGCCTGCCTTTATTTCCCAGTGTGTTAAGAGTAGCTGGAAGCCCAGGGAGAATGAGCTTTCTAGgagcttttgtttcctttgaaaACATGTTGGTTTTGTGTGTATTTGGTAATTACATTAGACCTGGACTGAAGCTGaattgagaaataaaataataataaattcttCTGAATGTCCCCCTTCTGGCGTGGCTTAGTTATGGGAAATATTTTTGGACCCAAGCCTTagctttcattttctcatttgtaTTCAGTAAACATTGCATGACAGGGTTTGTGCTGGTTTACATTTTAAATCTAttattttgagagaaaaaaaagtatgcAGGTCTTCCTTAAAGTTTATCTGCTTCAGCTAACTCAGACGTAGGTAATAAACTCCATGAGGCATGACacaatttcaaaaatatttgtttcatgGCATTTTACAACCTTAAATTCGTGGGCATAAGTATTCTGGGAGAGTACtagaaaagaaattgaaatgaGTGGCAACCTGAAAGATAGTGAGTCACTGTGTAAAattcagagaaacagaaaaaaaaaaatacatgtttctCCAGTACAGTTTCTTTACAAGAGTGTGTTTCAAGTGGAAGTGTAGAAATGGAGCATGCTTATGTTTATATTGAAGAGATTAGATAAACTAGCCTGTTTAGGGTTTCTGGCAGATGGCAAATGCTCAAGCCAATTTGCAGTGCTCCAttataatatttaaattcaCACACAATGAtaggacaggagtggagggggTTAGCATTTTGATAATTTGGTAACTATTATCTTCCCCAAGAAGAATCTCCTCTTGCTTTTGTGGCCCCAAAAACAAACTCAAATAAATATGACAACCCATTTGTCTTGCACCCGTTAGGGTTTACCACTTCATTGGGTATTATAATTTAAAGCCTTTTACTTCCTGGAGATTTGAGCTATAACATTTTTACTTTAGCCCCCTGCTATTTGTTTTGAAAGGAAGCAATAATTTGTGCAACCAGAACACCAACTGGGAAATGAAGAGTTGTATCACATAGTTACATTTTATTCATGCGTTTTGGGAAATGTGTCTCcttattggatttttttttttttttgtatattaGCTTGTTTTCCTTACAAAACTTTAACACCTTTTTATAGCTTAGTCAAACTACCATGTTTTATATTTGCACTGTACAATGTTCCAGCAGAAAGAAATGCATCTTTattcacagaaaaggaaaagctttaaaaaaatggcTAATATAAACATGTAAGTCTATTAAAAAATGAGCTATCATTTCTGAGCATCTACCTGAAAATGTAGCAGTTCAAGCATGCAAATTTGTCCAATTTGGCTCtccaggtttatttttttttcatttgccttGATATGCATATTTAATATATAGCCTTAGGCTAGATCTCATTTGGTGAAAGTTGGTGTAGGGGTGATGATGAGCCACTTCAGAAGGACAGAGACAGCATGTTGTTCCCTCTGTTTTATGTATTGGCCCACTATTCTGATCTGCGGGTCTTCCCCTCATGGTTTTATTTGCACATGAAATACTAGGAGCATTTCAACTGATTGGCTATGAATAATGATAGCCCAAAAGAAGTGTAGGTTAATTTGTTGTGTGCCAAGGTTTCTCTTGTGGAGGTGACAGTTTGTGACAGCTGTTtgacaccccaaaaatccataCCCCTCTATTGTTATTAAGTGGTGTAAAGCTACCCTGTGTGTGTTTAGTGTGAATGTGAGGGGTTGATAGTAGTGGCAGAGCTGAATTAGGAACTAAGGCAGCTCTCAGCTTTATTGTTTTTCTAGACCTTAAAAATGGCATGAAGGAAAGTAACCAAAAGAATTGTAGGATTAGCCAATATTTACCATAACACTTTAAGTGGGGTACTCAAATATTGCATGCTTCCCCTTTCAAAATCTACTGCACTGCTACTTATATAACTTTATTggaaaccaaacccaaaaacaacaaaGGAATGAACTCTTCAGAGATACACCTGTGCTGAAAAAAAGGAGACAGCTGAAAGTTGTTATGCTGTACATGTTTGGTAATAAATGTGtttattgaattttattttagtgCGCTATTAACTGTTATGTAATATTGTTAGTGTAAAGGTCCAGGGACTTGGTAGATCAAACAGAATAGTGCTG
It includes:
- the MEIS2 gene encoding homeobox protein Meis2 isoform X2, producing MFLYDELPHYGGMDGVGVPASMYGDPHAPRPIPPVHHLNHGPPLHAGQHYGAHAPHPNVMPASMGSAVNDALKRDKDAIYGHPLFPLLALVFEKCELATCTPREPGVAGGDVCSSDSFNEDIAVFAKQVRAEKPLFSSNPELDNLMIQAIQVLRFHLLELEKVHELCDNFCHRYISCLKGKMPIDLVIDERDGSSKSDHEELSGSSTNLADHNPSSWRDHDDATSTHSAGTPGPSSGGHASQSGDNSSEQGDGLDNSVASPGTGDDDDPDKDKKRQKKRGIFPKVATNIMRAWLFQHLTHPYPSEEQKKQLAQDTGLTILQVNNWFINARRRIVQPMIDQSNRAGFLLDPSVSQGAAYSPEGQPMGSFVLDGQQHMGIRPAGPMSGMGMNMGMDGQWHYM
- the MEIS2 gene encoding homeobox protein Meis2 isoform X1, whose translation is MAQRYDELPHYGGMDGVGVPASMYGDPHAPRPIPPVHHLNHGPPLHAGQHYGAHAPHPNVMPASMGSAVNDALKRDKDAIYGHPLFPLLALVFEKCELATCTPREPGVAGGDVCSSDSFNEDIAVFAKQVRAEKPLFSSNPELDNLMIQAIQVLRFHLLELEKVHELCDNFCHRYISCLKGKMPIDLVIDERDGSSKSDHEELSGSSTNLADHNPSSWRDHDDATSTHSAGTPGPSSGGHASQSGDNSSEQGDGLDNSVASPGTGDDDDPDKDKKRQKKRGIFPKVATNIMRAWLFQHLTHPYPSEEQKKQLAQDTGLTILQVNNWFINARRRIVQPMIDQSNRAGFLLDPSVSQGAAYSPEGQPMGSFVLDGQQHMGIRPAGPMSGMGMNMGMDGQWHYM
- the MEIS2 gene encoding homeobox protein Meis2 isoform X3 — encoded protein: MAQRYDELPHYGGMDGVGVPASMYGDPHAPRPIPPVHHLNHGPPLHAGQHYGAHAPHPNVMPASMGSAVNDALKRDKDAIYGHPLFPLLALVFEKCELATCTPREPGVAGGDVCSSDSFNEDIAVFAKQVRAEKPLFSSNPELDNLMIQAIQVLRFHLLELEKVHELCDNFCHRYISCLKGKMPIDLVIDERDGSSKSDHEELSGSSTNLADHNPSSWRDHDDATSTHSAGTPGPSSGGHASQSGDNSSEQGDGLDNSVASPGTGDDDDPDKDKKRQKKRGIFPKVATNIMRAWLFQHLTHPYPSEEQKKQLAQDTGLTILQVNNWFINARRRIVQPMIDQSNRAGNQGAAYSPEGQPMGSFVLDGQQHMGIRPAGPMSGMGMNMGMDGQWHYM